One Stratiformator vulcanicus genomic window, CCAGATGCAGGTACTCGGAGGGCTCGGAGATCTCGCCGATTGTTCGGGCGAGTCGTCCGGCAATCTCTCCCTGATAGTGATCGCTGATGTAGACGCCGTTGTCCTGAATCTCGTCAAGATTGAAACCGCCCAAACGCCAGTTCCAGGCCTCGTCTTCGCTCACGCCGTACCACTGTGCCCCGAACCGGCGGTTGTTGCGGTTGAAGGCCTGAACGACCAGCGGCCGCTCCATGAAGACGTTGAAGTTGCTGCTATTGAGATGGTCGAGACCGTAGGGGCGTTTTTGGTTGCCGAACCGGATCGCGCCCCCGATCGCAGGGATGTCCTTCCAGCCGATATAGAGATCGCGGAACTCGGGGTTCGACGCCTCGGAAAGCTCTAAGTCGAGCTTGTACTCCATCTGCCCCGGAAGATCGCCGAACGCGGCAAACCGGGCGCGACGAAGTTCGAGGCGATCCTGCGGTGTGTCCGCGGTGCTTCCGGTCTCGAAGGCGTTCACACCGGGCGAATCGCCGGGAAACGTCCACCAGTCGATATGAATCCGACCCGCAAACTCGATCGGGTGCTCGTCCCAATTCGGAAGTCGCACCCGCCCGGGAGCCGAAGTGAGGCCGTATAGCTGCGACCGGAGCGATCGATTCTCGGCTTCGAGTCGCTCCACGCGTGAATCGATGTCGCGGAGAAACTCGTCGAGCGGATCGCTGGGTATCTCCGCTGCGGCGGTCACGCCGACGGTCGACACAGCAATCAAGATCAAACCGGGATAGGACACGGAATCCGCAGCAAGAGACTGGCCTTCGAGATCACTTCCGGGTCGGCGTGAGGTGATCGCTCAGAACGCGACATTGACACCCGCGACGAGCGAGTCGTACTCAGTATCGATCGCCACCGTCGCTCCCGGGATCTGAAGAATCGGCCCCTGACTGCTGCCTTCGAACCCGTGCACATAGGCGAGCGACATAGAGACCGATTCGTTGAGCTTGACCGTCGCCCCGGTGCTGAAGGTGTGCTGAATCATGCCCGGCAACTGCGTGTTGAACAGCGTCCCCGCGGCCGGGACGGGGTTCTCGTTGACCGTGTAGCCGATCCGGACCGTGACCATCTGATTGAGTTCGTGCTGTGCTCCCAGCGAGAAGGCCCAAATGCTGTCCCAGCCGGTACCGCCGTCGGCCGGTGATTCACCCAGCGTCTTGGTCGTGGCGTAATCGAGCCAACGGAGATCGGCGGCGACGATCGTGCCGGGCAGACCCTTGTAGGCGACACCCGCACTGAAGATCTGCGGGATCGTAAACGGAAGCCGGAGTCGGAGAGGGGATCTCAGCTCGTCGTACGAATTGAAGACGAACGTCTCCATCCAGATCGGGCTCTTGTAGGCGAATCCGACATTGAGGTCGTCGGTCAGGGCAACGAGTGCGCCGAGCCGAAACCCGCCGCCCCAATAGGGTCGCCCGTGGGTCGCGGCCGGAAAGGTTGAAACACCATCTCCGTTCGCATCATTCGGCCTGGCAAAGAACGCCGGATCTAGTGACATCGTCATCGAGGCGATGACCGGGCCGCCGCCGACCGACAGCCAGTCATTAATCTTGTAGGAGGCGGTAGGCACGATCTCGAACAGCGCCGCACTTGCGGCCTGAGGGCCGAAGCCGAAAGTAAAGGGCGGCGTTCGGCCGCCACCGGGAGGATTGGTCGGGTTGAGCACCGGACTGCCGCTGCCCGGAAAGTTGACCGAGCCCCCCACTGTGGCGAGCAACCCGATCCCCGTCGTGAGCGGCGAATCGGGGCCGAGTGGCCGGAAGACCATCGCGATCGACGGAATCGCGGCTAGGCCGCTGTCGCTCCGCGCGACGCCGGTCCGTGTCGTCGGCGGTGCGCCGGGACCGAGCGCCCTGGCCGGGATCGTCGAATCGAGACGAGTATTGGCAAGCAGGAGTTCGCTTCCGAAGGCGATCTCGTTTCCGGGTAGCGCCGAGAGCGTCGCCGGATTCCATGTGAGCGCCGACGTGGCATCGAGTGGTACCGCCGTATTCGCACCACCGAACGATCGGCCGATCGGCCCAGCGGCGGGGAAGACCAAACCTTGCGCGCGAACCGTTGCAGGGAGCATCGCAATAAGGAGCAGGGCCAGCACTGAAACTCTTCGCATCTTTACGCCTTCGCCGAGCAGGATTGTCGCGCAAGTACACATCGGTTAGTCGGTGTATCGACTTTGCCGATTGTGATGATTGAGCAGAGAATGCGCTGTGGCGGGAAGAACGGTGAGAATCCGGCTCCTTATTGCCGTTTCTTGATAGAGAAGGCGGCTTGGCTGGAAGCAATCCTCTGCTTGCGAGGGATTCCACTGCATCGCCCCGTACACACGGTGCTTCAGGCGGCAAATCGAGCCTGCGTGTCGGATGGCAGTTCGCCGAAGTGGCGACGGTAGTCGGCGGCGAATTGGCCCATGTGCCAGAACCCCCAGCGGATCGCGACGTCCTGGATCGACACCCTCGAGTCGCCCGCGACCAGCGCCTTGCGAACACCGTTGAGACGGCAGGCTTGCAGATACTGTTTAGGCGAGAGACCGAAACGTTCTTGGAAGCCGTAGCGCAGTGCCCGTTCACTCACTCCCGCCGCAGTCGCGACCTCCGGGATCGTAACGGCAAGGTGGGCATGTTCGGCCATGAATTCGACCGCACGGCCAACGGCCCTGTGGCCCGCAGAGCGCTCGCCCCTGAGCTGAACACGCCCGACCGAAGCGATTGATGCGATTCCCTGAGCCAGCATCACATCGAACTCGGCCTGAAAACTGGGCAAGAGCACGACATCCGACTGAGTCTCGATGTCGCGCTGAATCTCCTTCAGCCGCTGACGAAACGCGTTGAGCCGCGTGCGATCACACCTCAACACCGCTGATTCGCCGGATCGTCCGAACTCGGGCATTTCGACCGAATCGAGGATTTCGTCGGAGACCGAAAGGGTGTCGACTTCGAACGTCGCATCCGAGACGGCCTGCAACTCGCCGTTGACGGGGAAGACCAGCAGGTCGGAATTGGTCACTGTCCGTCCGCGCCATTCGAAGTCGCGTGTGTTTGCGGAGGGAAATGCGAACGTTCGCATACCGTACGGGGCCGACCCGGCCTGCACGAGTTGTCGACCGAACCGTGCTCGGCTTAACAGCGATCGCGTCGTCCCGACTTGGAAGATCTCCCCGCGAAACGAGCCACGGTCGAATTGCCGGAGGTCGAGATTCCAAGCCTGCGATTCGATGGCGAGTTCATCGAAGTCGCGGAACGACTTCTGAAAGAAGAACGGCGAGTGCATATGTTGGCCGCGGCGTGCCGTTTTTTGATGTCGAAGGAAGTGACAACCCCGCTACATTAGTGAGTTGAACCGCTAATGTCTCTTCTCCGACCCGCTCCGCTCGCATTTCGGAACTGACCATGACAAAGCCTCTTTCGGGACTGCTCGCATTCGTATTCGCGACCTCAGCCTTGGCCGGGCCGATCGTCCACGACGCCGAGTACTACGTGCTCGAAGCGCAGAACGGAAAACGCTGGGCAGCCGAGGACGACGGACTGCGGGCCCGGCTCTCCGCCCTGCGCGAGAAGTTCGGCACGCCACCGAACATCGTGCACATCATGTGGGACGATACCGCTTACGGTGACGTCGGCATCCCCGCGATCCAGAAGGTCCGCGGGCTCGACACGCCGCATCTCAATCGGATGGCCCGCGAAGGCATCCTCTTCACAAGAATGTACACCGAGGTCGGCTGCACGCCGAGCCGTGCTGCCTGCATGACCGGCCGGCATCCGATCCGCAACGGGATGTACAACATCGGCATGCTTCGCGAGAGCCACGGACTGCGGGCCGAAGAGGTCACTTTGGCCGAAGTCCTTTCAGGGGCGGGTTACGCCACGGCTTTTCACGGGAAGTGGCACCTCGGCGACATCGAAGAAAGCTACGCCCACCTGCAGGGCTTCGACGAAGCGTTCTTCACGGGTTACAACCAGATCCTCTCACTGTGGACGCGTCAGGCCGAACAGGCGAATGCCACGATGGGCCTGTTCGAAGACCTGCTGCCGTCCGATCCCTACAAGCTGGATGACACTTTCATCACCAAAGGCTGGGTGACGGTACTGGAGGGCACGAAGGGCGGAGCGGCGCGGCAATGGCTCGACAACAGCTACGCGACGTACGAGAAGATCGATGCGGAGGCTCAAGACCGCACGATCGCGTTCATCGAGAAGAAAGCAAAGGCCAAGCAGCCGTTCTATGTGGCCA contains:
- a CDS encoding OprO/OprP family phosphate-selective porin, with translation MSYPGLILIAVSTVGVTAAAEIPSDPLDEFLRDIDSRVERLEAENRSLRSQLYGLTSAPGRVRLPNWDEHPIEFAGRIHIDWWTFPGDSPGVNAFETGSTADTPQDRLELRRARFAAFGDLPGQMEYKLDLELSEASNPEFRDLYIGWKDIPAIGGAIRFGNQKRPYGLDHLNSSNFNVFMERPLVVQAFNRNNRRFGAQWYGVSEDEAWNWRLGGFNLDEIQDNGVYISDHYQGEIAGRLARTIGEISEPSEYLHLAVSSSFAIPDGTAAPPRAINQARFRTEPEARSTVQWLDTGMIDGANRFGLVGLECVANYGPFQFTGEHLNLWLGRESGFGPPVHFHGGYAQVAWFLTDHYQPWNRKLGTIGRVRKIGDTEACPKPFGHAWQVAVRWSYADLSDDDVLGGVGQNVTAGVNWYWTRRARMQFNCIHGDIGSHFPVDGQTEGTFTALGTRVLIDF
- a CDS encoding OmpP1/FadL family transporter, with the protein product MRRVSVLALLLIAMLPATVRAQGLVFPAAGPIGRSFGGANTAVPLDATSALTWNPATLSALPGNEIAFGSELLLANTRLDSTIPARALGPGAPPTTRTGVARSDSGLAAIPSIAMVFRPLGPDSPLTTGIGLLATVGGSVNFPGSGSPVLNPTNPPGGGRTPPFTFGFGPQAASAALFEIVPTASYKINDWLSVGGGPVIASMTMSLDPAFFARPNDANGDGVSTFPAATHGRPYWGGGFRLGALVALTDDLNVGFAYKSPIWMETFVFNSYDELRSPLRLRLPFTIPQIFSAGVAYKGLPGTIVAADLRWLDYATTKTLGESPADGGTGWDSIWAFSLGAQHELNQMVTVRIGYTVNENPVPAAGTLFNTQLPGMIQHTFSTGATVKLNESVSMSLAYVHGFEGSSQGPILQIPGATVAIDTEYDSLVAGVNVAF
- a CDS encoding helix-turn-helix domain-containing protein: MHSPFFFQKSFRDFDELAIESQAWNLDLRQFDRGSFRGEIFQVGTTRSLLSRARFGRQLVQAGSAPYGMRTFAFPSANTRDFEWRGRTVTNSDLLVFPVNGELQAVSDATFEVDTLSVSDEILDSVEMPEFGRSGESAVLRCDRTRLNAFRQRLKEIQRDIETQSDVVLLPSFQAEFDVMLAQGIASIASVGRVQLRGERSAGHRAVGRAVEFMAEHAHLAVTIPEVATAAGVSERALRYGFQERFGLSPKQYLQACRLNGVRKALVAGDSRVSIQDVAIRWGFWHMGQFAADYRRHFGELPSDTQARFAA